The following proteins are encoded in a genomic region of Lytechinus variegatus isolate NC3 chromosome 7, Lvar_3.0, whole genome shotgun sequence:
- the LOC121419349 gene encoding late histone H2A.2.2 has protein sequence MSGRGKGAKAKSKAKSRSTRAGLQFPVGRVHRFLRKGNYANRVGAGAPVYLAAVLEYLTAEILELAGNAARDNKKSRIIPRHLQLAVRNDEELNKLLGGVTIAQGGVLPNIQAVLLPKKTGKSA, from the coding sequence ATGTCTGGACGTGGTAAAGGAGCAAAGGCAAAGAGCAAGGCCAAGAGCCGATCAACCCGTGCAGGGCTTCAGTTCCCTGTCGGTCGTGTACACCGTTTCCTCCGCAAGGGAAACTATGCCAACCGTGTTGGTGCTGGAGCTCCAGTCTACCTGGCTGCCGTTCTCGAGTACCTGACCGCTGAAATCCTCGAGCTCGCCGGCAACGCCGCCCGCGACAACAAGAAGAGCAGGATCATCCCCCGTCACCTTCAGCTCGCCGTCCGTAACGACGAGGAACTCAACAAGCTTCTTGGAGGAGTTACCATCGCACAGGGTGGTGTTCTCCCCAACATCCAGGCTGTCCTTCTCCCCAAGAAGACCGGCAAGTCTGCTTAA